In Anthonomus grandis grandis chromosome 5, icAntGran1.3, whole genome shotgun sequence, the following are encoded in one genomic region:
- the LOC126736754 gene encoding leucine-rich repeat-containing protein 24-like isoform X1, producing MLTKSCIQKMLNSPTTFLLLVTIISSSNSSSSSNCPPFCTCKYQTVECIGKGLSSVPEGIDPDTRILDLSGNTFPYMEPGTFHSAGLINVQKLFVNRCRIRIIPGEAFRGLQDLLELDLSRNMLKNVPGEALLNSPRLIKLNLAENQIKSLLNGDFPLLRNLEVLELTKCQITEVHRGAFAGLTGLQWLDLSGNLLEVFHPDLDVLSGSLKGVQLHNNPWNCSCQLRPFNRWLKRSIVPVLVNPVCEYPEELRKVPVKDLEISECSLNVVQSDYYFEAEEGGNVTLFCQIDPSSSPANLTWYFQDEALPTTPTTPIDHALRYFIKENNHSSTLFIYGVNSDQNGTFYCVAENVAGVASANYTIMIIPTRPGPEKISKIFPGNNRNSFMPLAFTLGAVMGALCLVALGMFAIKRHSKKNNNNKRKIPKKSILKQPSRIRDVTEGNKRANGDFLLPGQEAEASGRSVLVDSKDLFPVKPGKSNGGAVDFSIINYLSNVKNSYLKPTLVGGPRPVSAPTFERYVERKDFRIFVTQRSFSQAATPKLNRKIS from the exons ATGCTTACCAAG AGTTGCATCCAGAAAATGCTTAATTCCCCAACAACATTCCTCCTCCTAGTAACAATCATCTCGAGCAGcaacagcagcagcagcagcaactGCCCACCCTTCTGCACCTGCAAATACCAAACGGTCGAGTGTATCGGCAAAGGACTCTCCTCCGTTCCCGAGGGAATCGACCCTGACACCCGAATCCTCGACTTATCCGGCAACACTTTCCCGTATATGGAGCCCGGAACGTTCCATAGCGCCGGATTAATTAACGTCCAGAAATTATTCGTTAACCGATGCCGGATCCGGATTATTCCGGGCGAGGCGTTTCGGGGCCTCCAGGACCTCCTGGAATTAGATTTGTCCCGGAATATGCTTAAGAATGTGCCCGGGGAAGCGCTACTTAACTCTCCTCGCTTAATCAAGTTGAATCTGGCCGAAAACCAGATTAAATCACTGCTGAACGGCGATTTTCCCCTTTTGAGGAACTTGGAGGTACTCGAGTTaactaaatgtcaaataacCGAGGTGCACCGAGGAGCTTTCGCCGGATTAACCGGATTACAGTGGCTGGATTTGTCTGGAAATCTTTTGGAAGTTTTTCACCCTGATCTGGATGTGTTGAGTGGGAGTTTAAAGGGGGTGCAACTGCACAACAACCCTTGGAACTGTAGCTGTCAGTTAAGGCCTTTTAACCGCTGGTTAAAAAGGAGCATCGTGCCCGTACTGGTAAATCCAGTTTGTGAGTATCCAGAGGAGCTCAGGAAAGTTCCCGTTAAGGATCTGGAGATTAGCGAGTGTTCCCTTAATGTTGTCCAAAGCGATTATTATTTTGAGGCCGAGGAGGGTGGGAACGTTACGTTGTTTTGTCAG ATAGACCCCAGTTCATCCCCAGCGAACCTGACCTGGTATTTCCAAGACGAAGCCCTCCCGACCACCCCAACTACCCCCATCGACCACGCCCTCCgctattttataaaagaaaacaacCACTCGagcactttatttatttacggagtAAATTCGGACCAGAACGGCACATTTTACTGTGTCGCCGAGAATGTTGCAGGTGTCGCCTCGGCAAATTACACCATTATGATAATCCCGACGCGACCCGGACccgaaaaaatttcaaaaatatttcccGGGAACAATCGTAATTCATTTATGCCGTTGGCGTTTACTCTTGGCGCGGTTATGGGCGCGTTATGTCTCGTCGCTCTAGGGATGTTCGCAATTAAAAGACATTCGaagaagaataataataataagagaaaaataccGAAAAAGTCGATATTGAAACAACCGAGCCGGATAAGGGATGTGACCGAGGGAAATAAGAGGGCGAACGGTGATTTTTTATTGCCGGGACAGGAGGCAGAAGCCAGCGGTAGAAGTGTTCTGGTTGACTCCAAGGATTTATTCCCTGTAAAACCTGGAAAGAGTAATGGAGGAGCTGTTGATTTTTCAATCATTAATTACTTAAGTAAC
- the LOC126736754 gene encoding leucine-rich repeat-containing protein 24-like isoform X2, with protein sequence MLNSPTTFLLLVTIISSSNSSSSSNCPPFCTCKYQTVECIGKGLSSVPEGIDPDTRILDLSGNTFPYMEPGTFHSAGLINVQKLFVNRCRIRIIPGEAFRGLQDLLELDLSRNMLKNVPGEALLNSPRLIKLNLAENQIKSLLNGDFPLLRNLEVLELTKCQITEVHRGAFAGLTGLQWLDLSGNLLEVFHPDLDVLSGSLKGVQLHNNPWNCSCQLRPFNRWLKRSIVPVLVNPVCEYPEELRKVPVKDLEISECSLNVVQSDYYFEAEEGGNVTLFCQIDPSSSPANLTWYFQDEALPTTPTTPIDHALRYFIKENNHSSTLFIYGVNSDQNGTFYCVAENVAGVASANYTIMIIPTRPGPEKISKIFPGNNRNSFMPLAFTLGAVMGALCLVALGMFAIKRHSKKNNNNKRKIPKKSILKQPSRIRDVTEGNKRANGDFLLPGQEAEASGRSVLVDSKDLFPVKPGKSNGGAVDFSIINYLSNVKNSYLKPTLVGGPRPVSAPTFERYVERKDFRIFVTQRSFSQAATPKLNRKIS encoded by the exons ATGCTTAATTCCCCAACAACATTCCTCCTCCTAGTAACAATCATCTCGAGCAGcaacagcagcagcagcagcaactGCCCACCCTTCTGCACCTGCAAATACCAAACGGTCGAGTGTATCGGCAAAGGACTCTCCTCCGTTCCCGAGGGAATCGACCCTGACACCCGAATCCTCGACTTATCCGGCAACACTTTCCCGTATATGGAGCCCGGAACGTTCCATAGCGCCGGATTAATTAACGTCCAGAAATTATTCGTTAACCGATGCCGGATCCGGATTATTCCGGGCGAGGCGTTTCGGGGCCTCCAGGACCTCCTGGAATTAGATTTGTCCCGGAATATGCTTAAGAATGTGCCCGGGGAAGCGCTACTTAACTCTCCTCGCTTAATCAAGTTGAATCTGGCCGAAAACCAGATTAAATCACTGCTGAACGGCGATTTTCCCCTTTTGAGGAACTTGGAGGTACTCGAGTTaactaaatgtcaaataacCGAGGTGCACCGAGGAGCTTTCGCCGGATTAACCGGATTACAGTGGCTGGATTTGTCTGGAAATCTTTTGGAAGTTTTTCACCCTGATCTGGATGTGTTGAGTGGGAGTTTAAAGGGGGTGCAACTGCACAACAACCCTTGGAACTGTAGCTGTCAGTTAAGGCCTTTTAACCGCTGGTTAAAAAGGAGCATCGTGCCCGTACTGGTAAATCCAGTTTGTGAGTATCCAGAGGAGCTCAGGAAAGTTCCCGTTAAGGATCTGGAGATTAGCGAGTGTTCCCTTAATGTTGTCCAAAGCGATTATTATTTTGAGGCCGAGGAGGGTGGGAACGTTACGTTGTTTTGTCAG ATAGACCCCAGTTCATCCCCAGCGAACCTGACCTGGTATTTCCAAGACGAAGCCCTCCCGACCACCCCAACTACCCCCATCGACCACGCCCTCCgctattttataaaagaaaacaacCACTCGagcactttatttatttacggagtAAATTCGGACCAGAACGGCACATTTTACTGTGTCGCCGAGAATGTTGCAGGTGTCGCCTCGGCAAATTACACCATTATGATAATCCCGACGCGACCCGGACccgaaaaaatttcaaaaatatttcccGGGAACAATCGTAATTCATTTATGCCGTTGGCGTTTACTCTTGGCGCGGTTATGGGCGCGTTATGTCTCGTCGCTCTAGGGATGTTCGCAATTAAAAGACATTCGaagaagaataataataataagagaaaaataccGAAAAAGTCGATATTGAAACAACCGAGCCGGATAAGGGATGTGACCGAGGGAAATAAGAGGGCGAACGGTGATTTTTTATTGCCGGGACAGGAGGCAGAAGCCAGCGGTAGAAGTGTTCTGGTTGACTCCAAGGATTTATTCCCTGTAAAACCTGGAAAGAGTAATGGAGGAGCTGTTGATTTTTCAATCATTAATTACTTAAGTAAC